One Oscillospiraceae bacterium DNA window includes the following coding sequences:
- a CDS encoding methionine gamma-lyase family protein translates to MQIYPYFHIDKKITDAADEALQKAAPALARIDKVTDYNQQKMLAAFIENGVSESHFVASTGYGYGDRGRETLDRVFASALGAEDALVRYNFVSGTHALTVALFGVLRPGDTMLSLTGVPYDTLQSVIGLSGDGNGSLKEYGIHYKQVDLKKDGTPDYAAIEAAVQPGLKMAYIQRSRGYSLRPSLFVEDIEKIAAIVKRKAPDCIVMVDNCYGEFVQKDEPVSHGADLMAGSLIKNPGGGIAPTGGYIAGRKDLVESCAYRLTTPGTGREIGCTLGNNRELFMGAFHAPHVTGEALKTAVFTSALFEQLGYDVTPRWDEPRADIIQAVLLRTREALIAFCQGVQKGSPVDSFVLPEPWDMPGYDCQVIMAAGAFTLGASIELSADAPLRAPWAVWMQGGLNFQSARLGSMLAAQSMLEKGFLG, encoded by the coding sequence TTGCAGATTTATCCCTATTTCCATATTGATAAAAAGATTACCGACGCCGCGGACGAGGCTCTGCAAAAAGCCGCGCCGGCGCTTGCGCGTATCGATAAAGTGACCGACTACAACCAGCAGAAAATGCTGGCGGCTTTCATTGAAAACGGCGTCAGTGAAAGCCACTTCGTCGCCAGCACCGGCTACGGCTACGGCGACCGCGGCCGCGAAACACTCGACCGGGTTTTTGCCTCTGCGCTTGGTGCCGAGGACGCCTTGGTGCGCTACAATTTTGTTTCCGGTACGCATGCGCTGACTGTGGCGCTCTTTGGCGTGCTGCGCCCGGGCGACACCATGCTTTCGCTTACCGGTGTGCCGTATGACACCCTGCAGAGCGTCATCGGCCTTTCAGGCGACGGCAACGGTTCTTTGAAAGAATACGGCATTCATTACAAACAGGTAGACCTGAAAAAAGACGGCACGCCGGACTACGCGGCGATCGAGGCGGCGGTGCAGCCGGGCTTAAAGATGGCGTATATCCAGCGCAGCCGCGGCTACAGCCTGCGCCCCTCTCTGTTTGTCGAAGATATTGAAAAGATTGCGGCAATCGTCAAGCGCAAAGCGCCGGACTGCATTGTCATGGTAGACAACTGCTACGGCGAATTTGTACAGAAAGATGAGCCGGTTTCGCACGGCGCCGACTTGATGGCCGGTTCGCTGATTAAAAACCCGGGCGGCGGCATTGCCCCCACCGGCGGCTACATCGCCGGCCGCAAAGATTTGGTCGAAAGCTGCGCTTACCGCCTGACCACGCCTGGCACCGGCCGGGAAATCGGCTGCACCCTGGGCAACAACCGCGAGCTGTTTATGGGCGCGTTCCACGCGCCGCACGTGACCGGTGAAGCGCTGAAAACCGCCGTCTTTACCTCTGCTTTGTTTGAGCAGCTTGGCTACGACGTGACCCCGCGGTGGGACGAGCCGCGCGCTGATATTATTCAGGCGGTGCTGCTGCGCACCCGCGAGGCGCTGATTGCGTTTTGCCAGGGGGTGCAGAAAGGGTCGCCGGTCGATTCCTTTGTGCTGCCCGAGCCGTGGGACATGCCCGGCTACGACTGCCAGGTCATTATGGCGGCGGGCGCCTTTACGCTGGGCGCTTCGATCGAGCTGAGCGCCGATGCACCGCTGCGCGCACCGTGGGCTGTGTGGATGCAGGGCGGCCTTAATTTCCAGAGCGCACGCCTTGGCTCTATGCTTGCGGCGCAGTCTATGCTGGAAAAAGGCTTTTTGGGCTAA
- a CDS encoding glycosyl hydrolase 53 family protein — MEFIKGADLSMFPELEQAGAVYYDHGKQKDLLRILGVYGINAVRLRLWNNPYDENGRPYGGGTNDFARTAAMAKRIRAAGMQFFLDIHYSDFWTDPAKQRKPKAWEKLSGTQLASAVYNYTAQVLLKLREQGVPPDMIQIGNELTNGFLWPDGRLADGQQNFHAMCQLLKAGLTAAREDNPARPIVLHLDNGGNHALYRGWFDHAKEEALDFDIIGLSYYPYWHGTLADLKANIDDISARYGKDILIMETSLGFTDKKTDAAGIFNEELAKATPYGASPQGQADFLRDLIQVIRHVPNGRGKGFFYWEPAWLPLPGVTWTTKAGKAYIHDTTPEGNSWSSQALFDFAGNALPALEAVKKA, encoded by the coding sequence ATGGAGTTCATCAAAGGCGCCGATCTTTCCATGTTCCCAGAGCTGGAGCAGGCGGGCGCGGTCTATTATGACCACGGAAAGCAAAAAGACCTGCTCCGCATTCTCGGGGTGTACGGAATCAACGCGGTCCGCCTGCGGCTGTGGAACAACCCGTACGACGAAAACGGCCGCCCCTACGGCGGCGGAACCAACGACTTTGCACGGACAGCAGCAATGGCAAAGCGCATTCGCGCCGCAGGTATGCAGTTTTTCTTAGATATTCATTACAGCGACTTTTGGACCGACCCCGCAAAACAGCGAAAGCCCAAGGCGTGGGAAAAGCTTTCTGGTACACAGCTGGCCAGTGCAGTTTACAACTACACCGCGCAGGTGCTGCTAAAGCTGCGTGAACAGGGCGTGCCGCCGGATATGATACAGATCGGCAATGAGCTGACCAACGGCTTTTTGTGGCCGGACGGCAGGCTGGCAGATGGGCAGCAGAATTTCCACGCGATGTGCCAGCTGCTGAAAGCCGGGCTGACCGCCGCGCGTGAAGATAACCCCGCGCGGCCGATTGTGCTGCACCTGGACAACGGCGGAAACCACGCGCTGTACCGCGGCTGGTTTGACCACGCCAAAGAAGAAGCCCTGGATTTCGACATAATCGGCCTGTCCTACTACCCGTACTGGCACGGCACGCTGGCCGACCTGAAAGCAAATATCGACGATATCAGCGCACGCTACGGAAAAGACATTTTGATTATGGAAACTTCTTTAGGCTTTACAGACAAAAAGACCGACGCGGCCGGGATTTTCAATGAAGAGCTGGCCAAAGCGACCCCTTACGGCGCTTCGCCGCAGGGGCAGGCGGACTTCCTGCGGGATTTGATTCAGGTTATCCGCCACGTACCAAACGGCCGCGGCAAAGGCTTCTTTTACTGGGAGCCGGCATGGCTGCCCCTGCCGGGCGTAACGTGGACCACCAAAGCCGGCAAAGCCTATATTCACGACACCACCCCTGAGGGTAACTCGTGGAGCAGCCAGGCGCTGTTTGACTTTGCGGGCAACGCCCTGCCGGCCTTAGAGGCCGTAAAAAAAGCATAA